A stretch of Christensenellaceae bacterium DNA encodes these proteins:
- the leuS gene encoding leucine--tRNA ligase, with the protein MNFTEIEKKWQKKWAETGLYKFDKNSDKPKHYVLEMFSYPSGANLHVGHWYNYSLSDTYARFMRMTGHNVFHPMGFDAFGLPAENYAIKTGIHPSDSTLKNIETMEKQLQAIGATFDWDYELVTCLPEYYKWTQWCFLQLYKHGLAYRKAAPVNWCPSCQTVLANEQVEGGECERCGTTVTRKHLTQWFFKITDYAEQLLEGLDRIDWPEKTKLMQKNWIGKSRGGEVKFDIVGGGDFTVFTTRADTLCGCTYVVISPEHPLVDKITTSVQAPAVKEYQEYAARATEIDRLSTTREKTGVFTGAYAVNPLNGRQVPIWTADYVLASYGTGCVMAVPAHDERDFAFAEKYNLPIERVIDAKDKDTDNKLPFIEHGILVNSGKYDGLTTEEGKKAILEDLGKEERGGFKINYRLRDWLVSRQRYWGAPIPMVYCDKCGEVPVPESQLPVELPYDVNFTPDGTSPLAKKESFVNTTCPICGGKAKRDVDTMDTFVCSSWYYLRYPDNKNSEEAWNKKIVDEMLPVDKYIGGAEHAVMHLLYARFFTKAFHDMGYIGFDEPFMSLVHQGTILGPDGEKMSKSRGNVISPDDLIKKYGSDTLRMYLAFGFNYVEGGPWNDDGIKAINRFLERVERLVGAVQELSGGSGKVDADLNYQLNYAVKNVAHDIPVFSFNTAVARIMELVNAFYKYMDGQPDGAFAKVVAQKLCLLLAPFAPHFAEEMWNRLGCGYSIFNQDFPVCDESALVRPTVNMAVQVNGKVRAKFDIAADASKEETEAFVRSEFANLWEGKEIVKFIVVPGRIVNIVVK; encoded by the coding sequence TTGAACTTTACGGAAATTGAAAAGAAATGGCAAAAAAAATGGGCGGAAACTGGTCTTTATAAATTTGATAAAAACAGCGACAAGCCCAAGCACTATGTTTTGGAGATGTTTTCCTACCCGTCGGGCGCGAATCTGCACGTCGGGCATTGGTATAATTACAGCCTTTCGGATACCTATGCGCGTTTTATGCGTATGACGGGGCACAATGTGTTCCATCCGATGGGGTTTGACGCGTTCGGGCTTCCGGCGGAAAACTATGCCATCAAAACAGGTATCCACCCCAGCGATTCCACGCTGAAAAATATTGAAACCATGGAAAAACAGTTGCAGGCGATCGGCGCGACTTTCGATTGGGACTATGAACTCGTGACCTGCCTGCCCGAATATTATAAATGGACGCAGTGGTGCTTTTTACAGCTTTACAAGCACGGGCTTGCCTACCGCAAGGCGGCTCCCGTCAACTGGTGCCCGTCATGTCAGACCGTTCTTGCCAACGAACAGGTGGAGGGCGGCGAATGCGAACGCTGCGGAACGACGGTCACACGCAAACACCTGACACAGTGGTTTTTTAAGATCACGGATTATGCGGAACAGCTTTTAGAGGGACTGGACCGAATCGACTGGCCGGAAAAAACCAAGCTAATGCAAAAAAACTGGATCGGTAAATCACGCGGCGGCGAGGTCAAATTCGATATTGTCGGCGGGGGTGATTTCACCGTATTTACTACGCGCGCGGATACGCTGTGCGGCTGTACTTATGTCGTCATTTCGCCCGAGCACCCGCTTGTGGACAAAATCACCACTTCCGTGCAGGCTCCGGCGGTCAAGGAATACCAGGAATACGCGGCCAGGGCGACGGAGATCGACCGGCTTTCCACCACGCGCGAAAAAACGGGCGTGTTCACGGGCGCTTACGCGGTGAATCCGTTAAACGGGCGTCAAGTTCCCATTTGGACGGCAGACTACGTTCTCGCGAGCTACGGCACGGGCTGCGTGATGGCCGTTCCCGCGCACGACGAAAGAGACTTTGCTTTCGCGGAAAAATACAATTTACCCATCGAGCGCGTGATTGACGCAAAGGATAAGGATACGGATAATAAACTGCCCTTTATAGAGCACGGTATCCTTGTGAACAGTGGAAAATATGACGGCCTTACTACCGAGGAAGGCAAGAAAGCGATTTTAGAGGATTTGGGCAAGGAGGAACGCGGCGGCTTCAAGATCAATTACCGCCTGCGCGACTGGCTTGTTTCGCGCCAGCGTTATTGGGGCGCGCCCATTCCTATGGTGTATTGCGACAAATGCGGCGAAGTACCCGTGCCCGAATCACAGCTTCCGGTGGAGCTTCCGTATGACGTAAACTTCACGCCGGACGGTACGTCTCCCCTTGCGAAAAAGGAAAGTTTCGTCAATACGACCTGTCCTATCTGCGGCGGGAAAGCCAAGCGCGACGTGGATACGATGGATACGTTCGTATGCTCGTCGTGGTATTACCTGCGCTATCCCGACAACAAAAACAGCGAGGAGGCGTGGAACAAAAAGATTGTCGACGAAATGCTGCCTGTGGATAAATACATCGGCGGCGCGGAACACGCAGTTATGCACCTGCTGTACGCGCGGTTTTTCACCAAAGCTTTCCACGACATGGGTTATATCGGCTTTGACGAGCCGTTTATGTCGCTTGTCCACCAGGGAACGATCTTAGGGCCGGACGGCGAAAAGATGAGCAAGAGCCGTGGAAACGTGATTTCCCCCGACGACCTGATCAAAAAGTACGGGTCGGATACGCTGCGCATGTACCTTGCGTTCGGTTTTAACTATGTAGAGGGGGGGCCGTGGAACGACGACGGTATCAAGGCCATCAACCGCTTTTTGGAACGTGTGGAGCGTCTGGTAGGCGCAGTGCAAGAGCTTTCCGGCGGCAGTGGCAAGGTGGATGCGGATCTTAATTACCAGCTCAATTATGCGGTCAAAAATGTAGCGCACGATATTCCGGTGTTCTCGTTTAATACGGCGGTTGCGCGTATCATGGAGCTTGTGAACGCGTTCTATAAGTATATGGACGGACAGCCGGACGGCGCGTTTGCAAAGGTCGTCGCGCAAAAGCTGTGCCTGCTCCTTGCTCCGTTTGCGCCGCACTTTGCAGAGGAAATGTGGAACCGTTTAGGCTGCGGGTATTCCATTTTCAACCAGGATTTCCCCGTGTGCGACGAAAGTGCGCTCGTGCGCCCAACCGTCAACATGGCGGTACAGGTCAACGGTAAAGTCCGCGCGAAATTCGATATTGCGGCGGACGCTTCCAAGGAAGAAACCGAGGCTTTTGTGCGCAGTGAATTTGCAAATCTCTGGGAAGGCAAGGAAATTGTGAAATTCATCGTCGTACCCGGGCGCATTGTGAACATCGTGGTGAAATAG
- the serS gene encoding serine--tRNA ligase gives MLDLRTLRDNFKTIADALSKRGKDIELDVVIKLDEERRALMTKVEELKAKRNRISKEIPVMKKNGEDVSSVMMEMKELAAQIKDYDAELQIMSANLEKNMMTIPNRPDASVPAGNDDSDNVEIRKFMEPTKFDFEPKAHWDLGNDLDIIDPELGAKVAGSRFVFYKGLGARLERSVMNFMLNTHTEQNGYTEVIPPFVANQKSMEGTGQLPKFAEDMYHIEDTDLYLIPTAEVPVTNMYRESILDGADLPIYRCAYTPCFRAEAGSAGRDTKGLIRLHQFNKVELVKFTRPDESYLELEKLVANAESILQILQIPYRVVLLCGGDLGFSSAKTYDIEVWMPSYGRYVEISSCSNFEDFQARRAGIRFRDSDGSLKFVHTLNGSGLAVGRTVAAIMENYQQQDGSIKVPQALRPYIGREFIRGVK, from the coding sequence ATGCTGGATTTAAGGACGTTACGCGACAATTTCAAAACGATTGCAGACGCGCTTTCAAAGCGTGGCAAGGACATTGAGCTGGACGTGGTGATAAAGCTTGACGAAGAGCGCCGCGCGCTGATGACTAAAGTGGAAGAATTAAAGGCAAAGCGGAACAGGATCTCAAAGGAAATCCCCGTGATGAAGAAAAACGGGGAGGACGTTTCTTCCGTTATGATGGAGATGAAAGAGCTGGCGGCGCAAATCAAGGATTACGACGCGGAGCTGCAGATCATGTCTGCGAATCTGGAAAAAAATATGATGACAATCCCCAACCGTCCGGACGCAAGCGTTCCGGCGGGCAACGACGACAGCGACAACGTGGAAATCCGCAAGTTTATGGAGCCCACGAAGTTTGATTTCGAGCCGAAAGCACACTGGGATTTGGGAAATGATCTTGATATTATCGATCCGGAGCTGGGCGCAAAGGTCGCGGGCAGCCGTTTTGTGTTTTATAAGGGCCTCGGCGCAAGGCTGGAGCGTTCGGTCATGAACTTTATGCTCAATACGCATACCGAGCAGAACGGTTATACGGAAGTGATTCCGCCGTTTGTGGCCAACCAGAAATCCATGGAAGGCACGGGCCAGCTTCCGAAGTTTGCCGAGGATATGTACCATATCGAGGATACCGACCTTTACCTGATCCCGACGGCAGAGGTTCCGGTGACGAATATGTACCGCGAGTCTATCTTAGACGGCGCGGACCTGCCGATTTACCGTTGCGCATACACGCCGTGCTTCCGTGCGGAAGCAGGCAGCGCGGGCAGGGATACCAAAGGACTTATCCGTTTGCACCAGTTCAATAAGGTGGAGCTTGTAAAATTCACACGGCCGGATGAATCCTATCTGGAGCTTGAAAAACTGGTAGCGAATGCGGAAAGTATTTTGCAGATATTGCAGATCCCTTACCGCGTGGTTCTTTTGTGCGGCGGCGATCTCGGTTTTTCGTCCGCGAAAACATACGATATTGAGGTATGGATGCCAAGCTATGGGCGGTATGTGGAAATTTCTTCGTGCTCGAACTTCGAAGATTTCCAGGCGCGCCGCGCAGGAATCCGTTTTAGAGACAGCGACGGCTCGCTGAAATTTGTGCACACCCTAAACGGCAGCGGCCTTGCGGTAGGCCGTACGGTGGCGGCAATCATGGAAAATTACCAGCAACAGGACGGCAGTATCAAAGTGCCGCAGGCTTTACGGCCATATATCGGACGCGAGTTTATTCGTGGAGTAAAATAA
- the argS gene encoding arginine--tRNA ligase, producing the protein MDLKTALAEKIAGAAGMQSTEVSEMLETPPDPKMGDAALPCFKLAKVLKKAPPVIAQEIAENIEKPDFVSRIQVAGGYLNFFYDRMYYAQSVLSEVSAAGENWGRSNIGDNKTIVIDYSSVNIAKPFHIGHLSSTAIGSALYKINQYLGYNVVGVNHLGDWGTQFGKLIAAYKMWGNDDEINRDSVSAMLKLYVRFHEEADKDEALNEQARAWFKKIEDGDEEAMRIFGWFKELTLREAKRVYELLDVRFDSFAGESFYNDKIPAVLDELREKNLLVKSEGAYVVRLDEEELPPAIILKSDGTTLYATRDLAAAEYRKKTYDFYKNLYVVAYQQNLHFKQVFAVLGKMGYDWSKDCEHVAFGMVSLEDGTLSTRHGKIVLLEDVLKKSVEKTLSIIEEKNPNLEDKEKIASDIGIGAVIFSTLSQSRIKDIMFSFDRVLNFDGETGPYVQYTHTRCASVIRRHEKNDKGMDVSALDNDEAFAVLKCLALFPQTLVAASEKNEPFYVTRHLIELAQAFNKYYYEYRIIDENVEQTNARVTLTRAVKDTLKRGLSLLGIKAPDRM; encoded by the coding sequence ATGGATTTGAAAACCGCATTGGCGGAAAAAATAGCAGGCGCGGCAGGGATGCAAAGCACAGAAGTTTCGGAAATGCTGGAAACGCCGCCCGATCCGAAAATGGGCGACGCGGCTTTGCCGTGCTTTAAGCTGGCCAAGGTGCTGAAAAAGGCGCCGCCGGTGATTGCGCAGGAGATCGCCGAAAACATAGAAAAGCCGGATTTTGTATCGCGGATACAGGTTGCGGGCGGGTATCTTAATTTCTTTTACGACAGAATGTATTATGCGCAAAGCGTTCTTTCAGAGGTAAGCGCCGCAGGAGAGAATTGGGGAAGATCGAATATCGGCGATAATAAGACGATTGTGATCGACTATTCGTCCGTCAATATTGCAAAACCGTTCCACATCGGACACCTGTCTTCAACGGCCATCGGCAGCGCGCTTTACAAGATCAATCAATATTTGGGATACAACGTGGTGGGCGTCAATCATCTGGGCGACTGGGGCACGCAGTTTGGTAAACTCATAGCGGCCTATAAAATGTGGGGGAACGATGACGAAATAAACCGCGACAGCGTTTCCGCCATGCTCAAGCTGTATGTGCGTTTCCATGAGGAAGCAGACAAAGACGAGGCGCTTAATGAACAGGCGCGTGCGTGGTTTAAAAAGATCGAAGACGGCGACGAAGAAGCAATGCGTATCTTCGGATGGTTTAAGGAACTGACGTTGCGCGAAGCAAAGCGCGTATACGAACTTTTGGACGTGCGGTTCGACAGCTTCGCGGGCGAAAGCTTTTATAACGATAAGATCCCGGCGGTGCTGGATGAACTGCGCGAGAAAAATTTGCTCGTTAAGAGCGAGGGCGCGTATGTGGTGCGGCTGGACGAGGAAGAGCTTCCGCCGGCGATCATCTTGAAATCCGACGGTACGACGCTGTATGCGACGCGCGACCTGGCGGCTGCCGAGTACCGCAAAAAGACGTACGATTTTTATAAAAACCTGTATGTAGTCGCCTACCAGCAGAATCTGCACTTCAAGCAGGTATTTGCCGTTTTGGGAAAAATGGGCTATGACTGGTCAAAGGATTGCGAACATGTGGCATTTGGCATGGTGTCTTTAGAGGACGGTACGCTTTCCACACGTCACGGTAAGATCGTGCTTTTGGAAGACGTGCTCAAAAAATCCGTGGAAAAGACGCTTTCCATCATTGAGGAAAAGAACCCGAATCTGGAAGACAAGGAAAAGATCGCAAGCGATATAGGTATCGGCGCGGTGATTTTTTCAACGCTTTCGCAAAGCCGTATCAAAGATATTATGTTTTCGTTTGACAGGGTGCTTAATTTCGATGGGGAAACGGGTCCGTACGTGCAATATACGCATACGCGCTGCGCGTCCGTTATCCGCCGTCACGAAAAGAACGACAAAGGCATGGACGTTTCCGCGCTTGATAACGACGAGGCGTTTGCCGTTTTGAAATGCCTGGCGCTCTTCCCGCAGACGCTCGTGGCTGCAAGCGAAAAGAACGAGCCTTTCTATGTGACGCGCCATTTAATAGAGCTTGCACAGGCATTTAACAAGTACTATTATGAATATAGGATCATTGATGAGAATGTGGAGCAGACCAACGCGCGCGTGACGCTTACCCGTGCGGTAAAGGATACCCTCAAACGGGGGCTCTCCCTGCTCGGCATCAAAGCGCCGGATAGAATGTAA
- a CDS encoding FAD:protein FMN transferase: protein MIRQNNQILRGIENEMSKTIAQSDVARMNAANTEDVEISDATALVLKSCIEQAKLTSGAFNPALGGVINAWDFGTENAHVPAQAKLEELLAHTDYNQVTVNISEDGKAVANAGGTKIDLGGAAKGYALDLLAQNLSDNHVSSAILSVGGSIYATGKKPDGGTYKIGIRDPDGGENDYMATLDLDGRFVSTSGIYERGFTENGKYYFHILDPKTGYPADTGLKAVTVICDSGLKSDIYSTALFVMGPEKGIAFAQQQGADALFLTDDKRVIMTDGFAEKYNLTIKNREYHE from the coding sequence GTGATCCGGCAAAACAACCAAATACTGCGCGGCATCGAAAACGAAATGTCAAAAACGATCGCGCAAAGCGACGTGGCGCGGATGAACGCTGCAAATACTGAGGATGTTGAGATTTCCGACGCAACCGCGCTGGTCCTGAAAAGCTGTATCGAGCAGGCCAAGCTGACCAGCGGCGCCTTTAATCCCGCGCTGGGCGGCGTGATAAACGCCTGGGACTTCGGCACGGAAAACGCGCATGTTCCCGCGCAGGCAAAGCTGGAAGAATTGCTGGCGCATACGGATTACAACCAGGTTACCGTCAATATAAGCGAGGACGGGAAAGCCGTCGCTAACGCGGGCGGCACGAAAATCGACCTGGGCGGCGCGGCAAAAGGGTACGCCCTTGACCTCCTCGCGCAAAATCTGTCGGACAACCATGTATCCTCTGCTATTCTCTCCGTCGGCGGCAGTATCTATGCAACCGGAAAAAAACCGGATGGCGGCACATATAAAATCGGTATCCGTGATCCGGACGGCGGCGAAAACGATTATATGGCCACGCTCGATTTAGATGGAAGATTTGTTTCCACATCCGGTATTTACGAACGCGGCTTTACGGAAAACGGGAAATACTATTTCCATATTCTGGACCCCAAAACCGGTTATCCTGCGGACACCGGACTTAAGGCCGTTACGGTCATCTGCGATAGCGGCCTCAAGTCGGATATTTATTCTACGGCGCTCTTTGTCATGGGGCCCGAAAAAGGGATCGCATTTGCGCAGCAGCAAGGCGCGGACGCGCTCTTCCTGACGGATGACAAACGGGTCATTATGACGGACGGATTTGCAGAAAAATACAACCTTACCATAAAAAACAGGGAATACCATGAGTAA
- a CDS encoding heptaprenyl diphosphate synthase encodes MALPDNKTSKFVLAAVLCGIALALSLLDGAISALLPLPGFKLGLANVVSLFALYYLGLPLAMLICAVRSILTAVLSGNMTMLLFSLAGGLVSILVMFLLMKKLSLIKVSVTGGITHNLMQLVCAALLTATPQVSYYLPVLILMGAVCGFFMGLLCVLVFSRLNKTALRKTL; translated from the coding sequence ATGGCATTACCGGATAACAAAACCTCCAAATTCGTTCTGGCCGCCGTTTTATGCGGCATTGCCCTTGCACTGTCGCTCCTCGACGGAGCAATCTCCGCGCTGCTTCCCCTGCCCGGCTTCAAGCTGGGGCTGGCGAACGTAGTATCTCTTTTTGCGCTTTACTATCTCGGCCTGCCGTTGGCTATGCTTATCTGCGCGGTACGCAGTATTTTAACGGCCGTCCTCTCCGGCAATATGACAATGCTGCTTTTTTCGCTTGCGGGCGGCCTCGTTTCTATCCTCGTCATGTTCCTGCTTATGAAAAAGCTATCTCTTATTAAGGTAAGCGTCACCGGGGGAATCACGCACAATCTGATGCAGCTTGTGTGCGCCGCGCTTTTGACCGCCACGCCACAGGTATCGTATTACCTGCCCGTGCTTATCCTCATGGGCGCGGTATGCGGATTTTTTATGGGGCTGTTGTGCGTCCTTGTCTTCTCACGATTAAATAAAACAGCTTTGCGCAAAACTTTGTAA